The Candidatus Poribacteria bacterium DNA segment CCGGAACGATCACTTCGTCGCCGGGACCGACGCCAATTCCTGTCAGCGCACAGATTATCGCGCTCGTACCAGAATTAACCATTAGCGCGTGATTCACGCCGAGCAGTGCCGCGGCTTCCGTTTCAAACGCAGCTACGTGAGAATCCTCAACAAACCGGAACAGTCTGCCGCTCCGCAGCACTTCGGTGACTGCGTTAATCTCCCGGTCATCGATAGCACTTGGACCGTGCACACCGCTGGGAATAGGTTCCGCAATAACCGGGGTTCCACCATCAATTGCCAATCGCTCTGCCATTTCTTTTCCTCCCGAGTCCCCATTTTTTGATATATGTTGTCGACCCCTATTGGGATTTGAACACTATATCATAGCGAGGGATCTCTGTCAACGGTTGTTTTTCTGACCTCAACCGCCTCGCTGAAAGCGAACTTGACATTTTTTATGGCGTAGAATATCCTATAGCCATCTTATTTTTTAGAAAGTTGTGATTGGTGCTATGCAAATTTCACAGGCTTCCATTGAACAGGCAATCAAGACTGTCGTTGTCAACATAAGTCCACCGATTGTTGCGGTATACCTTTTTGGATCTCGCGCAACAGGGAAGGTATGGGCAGAGAGTGACGTCGATGTGGCACTCCTATTTGGTGAGATGGAAGCGTCGAACCAGATAGAGATTATTGGTAGGATATCAGAATACTTGTGCCAAACCTTGGACGGCGTTGAAGTTGATGTTGTGAGTCTGGATGGAGTCCCGACGCATTTTGCCTATGAAATCCTGCGGACGGGGAAACTTGCCTTTTGTGCCAATCCATACGAGCGCATTCAGTTTGAGATGGGCGTTTTTGAAAAATACACGGATGAAGAACCATGGCTACAGATTGGTCGTCGTTATCTGATGAGGCGGGTAAAAACGAGACAGATGTTAAAGAGAGGGAAGGACATGATAGATCGGGAGCGCGTTGAGCATTTAGTGAATTATGTCCAAGAGATACTGAATCGTTTACAGAGTCACCAGGGGAAGGGTTTCGAGGAATTCGCTGAGAATTTCCAAGCGGTGGATGCGTCATTATACGAGCTCCAAACAATGTTGGAGGCAATTAGCGACATTGCGATGCACGTTGTTACCGGCGCTAATCTAGGATCGCCTAATA contains these protein-coding regions:
- a CDS encoding DUF86 domain-containing protein; translated protein: MQISQASIEQAIKTVVVNISPPIVAVYLFGSRATGKVWAESDVDVALLFGEMEASNQIEIIGRISEYLCQTLDGVEVDVVSLDGVPTHFAYEILRTGKLAFCANPYERIQFEMGVFEKYTDEEPWLQIGRRYLMRRVKTRQMLKRGKDMIDRERVEHLVNYVQEILNRLQSHQGKGFEEFAENFQAVDASLYELQTMLEAISDIAMHVVTGANLGSPNSRPEAIEMLAKNEIIPQDLAEKISQAVRMRNIIVHHYPRVNLRTVYDVIQDGLGDIVDFCAEIANYLDSL